In Leisingera methylohalidivorans DSM 14336, a single genomic region encodes these proteins:
- a CDS encoding CaiB/BaiF CoA transferase family protein: MPAPLENITVLDLTHVLAGPYCSMILSDLGARIIKVERPGTGDDTRNFPPFKDGESAYFATINHGKESIALDLKAPDDRAVFERLLAQADVLLENYRPGVMQRLGYGWEDLHARFPRLIYGAVSGFGHSGPDAQKPAYDMVVQARGGVMSITGEKDRDPVRVGASIGDIVAGMFLGHGVLAALLDVEKSGEGRFIDVAMLDSQLALLEHAIAITSVTGKAPQPSGARHPSITPFETFHAADGLFVIAAGNNALFARLCAALDLPLAADPRFATNPARCENARLLKRLIEAITLGNSKNHWIGVLTEAGIPTGPIQTVDQVMKDPQILARNMVVEVLGENGKSAKLSAGNPIKMSGLADPETRAPAPKLDADRAEILAWLKEVEAHAVP; encoded by the coding sequence ATGCCCGCCCCATTGGAAAACATCACTGTTCTGGACCTCACCCATGTTCTGGCTGGTCCTTACTGTTCGATGATCCTGTCGGATCTTGGCGCCAGGATCATCAAGGTCGAACGCCCCGGAACAGGCGACGACACCCGGAATTTCCCGCCGTTCAAGGACGGCGAAAGCGCCTATTTTGCCACGATTAACCACGGCAAGGAAAGCATCGCACTGGATCTGAAGGCACCGGACGATCGGGCGGTTTTTGAGAGGCTGCTGGCGCAGGCCGACGTGCTGCTGGAAAACTACCGTCCCGGGGTAATGCAGAGGCTGGGCTATGGCTGGGAAGATCTGCATGCCAGATTCCCGCGGCTGATCTATGGCGCTGTATCGGGCTTTGGCCACTCCGGCCCCGATGCCCAGAAACCGGCCTATGACATGGTGGTCCAAGCCCGCGGCGGGGTGATGTCGATCACCGGTGAAAAAGACCGCGACCCCGTGCGCGTCGGTGCCTCGATCGGCGATATCGTTGCCGGGATGTTCCTGGGGCACGGCGTCCTGGCAGCCCTTCTGGACGTAGAAAAATCCGGCGAGGGCCGATTTATCGATGTCGCCATGCTGGACAGCCAGCTGGCGCTGCTGGAACACGCCATCGCAATCACATCGGTGACAGGCAAAGCCCCCCAGCCCTCGGGCGCCCGGCATCCGTCGATCACCCCGTTTGAAACCTTTCACGCAGCGGACGGGTTGTTTGTGATTGCGGCTGGCAATAACGCACTGTTTGCCCGGCTCTGCGCCGCGCTGGACTTGCCGCTTGCCGCAGACCCGCGTTTTGCCACCAATCCGGCCCGGTGCGAAAATGCACGCCTACTGAAACGCTTGATCGAAGCGATAACCTTGGGGAACAGCAAAAACCACTGGATCGGAGTTCTGACCGAGGCGGGCATTCCGACAGGGCCGATCCAGACCGTGGATCAGGTAATGAAGGATCCGCAGATCCTGGCCCGTAATATGGTTGTCGAGGTTCTGGGTGAAAACGGCAAATCCGCAAAATTGTCAGCTGGCAATCCCATAAAAATGAGCGGTCTGGCGGACCCGGAAACCCGCGCCCCGGCACCGAAGCTGGATGCGGACCGGGCAGAGATTCTGGCGTGGCTGAAAGAGGTTGAGGCCCATGCCGTTCCCTGA
- the guaB gene encoding IMP dehydrogenase, which translates to MQIREALTFDDVLLVPGASSVLPNTADTRTRVTQSVSLNIPLLSSAMDTVTESRMAIAMAQAGGMGVIHKNLNVEEQAREVRRVKRFISGIVYNPITLTADQTLADAKALQERYRVTGFPVVDGAGRVVGIVTNRDMRFASDDSTPVSVMMTSDNLAMLQEPADLEEAKSLMKARRIEKLLVSDKDGRLTGLLTLKDTEQAVLHPTACMDELGRLRVAAASSVGDSGFERSEALIDAGVDIVVVDTAHGHSAGVIDAVKRIKAQYGAVQVIAGNVATAEATRALIDAGADAVKVGIGPGSICTTRMVAGVGVPQLTAIMDCADAAGDVPVIADGGIKFSGDFAKAIAAGASCAMVGSMIAGTDESPGEVILYQGRSFKSYRGMGSMGAMARGSADRYFQKDAASDKLVPEGIEGQVPYKGGAGPVVHQLVGGLRAAMGYTGCATVDEMRKNCNFVRITGAGLKESHVHDVQITREAPNYRAG; encoded by the coding sequence ATGCAGATTCGTGAGGCTCTCACCTTTGATGATGTTCTACTGGTGCCAGGCGCGTCGAGCGTGCTGCCCAATACCGCGGATACGCGCACCCGGGTGACGCAGTCGGTGTCGTTGAACATCCCGCTTTTGAGCTCGGCAATGGATACGGTGACCGAATCCCGCATGGCCATTGCCATGGCGCAGGCCGGGGGCATGGGGGTGATCCACAAAAACCTGAATGTGGAAGAGCAAGCCCGCGAAGTGCGCCGGGTCAAGCGCTTTATCTCGGGTATCGTTTATAACCCCATTACGCTGACCGCCGACCAGACCCTGGCCGACGCCAAGGCGCTGCAGGAACGCTATCGGGTGACCGGATTCCCGGTGGTGGACGGCGCAGGGCGCGTGGTCGGTATCGTCACAAACCGAGACATGCGCTTTGCCTCTGACGACAGCACACCGGTGTCGGTGATGATGACCTCGGACAATTTGGCGATGCTGCAGGAGCCCGCCGATCTGGAAGAAGCCAAATCTCTGATGAAAGCGCGCCGGATCGAGAAACTGCTGGTCTCTGACAAGGATGGCAGGCTGACGGGCCTGCTGACCCTGAAAGACACCGAACAGGCAGTGCTGCACCCGACCGCTTGCATGGATGAGCTGGGCCGCTTGCGGGTTGCTGCCGCCAGTTCGGTTGGCGACAGCGGATTTGAACGCTCCGAAGCGCTGATCGACGCCGGTGTCGATATCGTCGTTGTGGATACGGCCCATGGCCATTCGGCGGGCGTGATCGACGCGGTGAAGCGCATCAAGGCGCAGTATGGCGCGGTGCAGGTGATTGCCGGCAACGTCGCCACAGCCGAAGCCACCCGCGCGTTGATCGATGCGGGTGCCGATGCGGTCAAGGTCGGCATTGGCCCGGGATCGATCTGCACCACCCGCATGGTGGCCGGTGTCGGCGTGCCCCAACTGACTGCGATCATGGATTGCGCAGACGCTGCAGGCGATGTCCCGGTAATCGCCGACGGCGGCATCAAATTCTCGGGAGATTTTGCCAAGGCGATCGCGGCTGGTGCATCCTGTGCCATGGTCGGTTCAATGATCGCCGGCACGGATGAATCCCCGGGTGAAGTGATCCTGTATCAAGGCCGCTCGTTCAAATCCTACCGCGGCATGGGCTCGATGGGCGCCATGGCACGCGGCTCGGCTGACCGGTATTTCCAGAAGGATGCCGCCAGCGACAAGCTGGTGCCGGAAGGCATTGAGGGCCAGGTCCCGTACAAAGGCGGAGCAGGTCCGGTCGTTCACCAGCTGGTCGGCGGTCTGCGCGCAGCAATGGGCTATACCGGCTGTGCGACTGTGGATGAGATGCGCAAGAACTGCAATTTTGTCCGTATCACCGGCGCCGGGCTGAAGGAAAGTCATGTGCATGACGTGCAGATCACACGCGAAGCACCGAACTACCGGGCAGGATAA
- a CDS encoding RsmB/NOP family class I SAM-dependent RNA methyltransferase, producing the protein MTPAARLQAAVEVLDQILEGEPAEKALTSWGRRSRFAGSKDRAAVRDHVFSALRCQRSHAALGGARSGRGLVLGALREAGQDPDDVFSGQGYGPAPLTEAECQLPSPPAGAEALDIPDWLWPEFSSSLGDQAEAAALALRGRAPVHLRVNIARGTLAQAQTALAAEGIATRPHPAAATALEVTEGARKLRNTKVYQDGLVELQDAASQAVTALLPLQNGMKVLDYCAGGGGKALAMAAQAKLRLFVHDADPRRMKDLPERAARAGVQVQQLLTADLDRSGPFDLVLCDAPCSGSGSWRRAPEGKWRLTPENLQSLHQVQADILRKAGSLTAPGGTLAYATCSMLNSENTEQVQKFLQENRGWSLAAQQSWQVQNGTDGFFVAVLTRAKGGC; encoded by the coding sequence ATGACCCCCGCCGCCCGCCTGCAGGCGGCCGTCGAGGTTCTAGACCAGATTCTGGAGGGCGAGCCTGCGGAGAAGGCTTTGACGTCCTGGGGCCGCCGAAGCCGGTTTGCCGGCTCGAAAGACCGGGCCGCGGTGCGTGATCATGTATTTTCTGCCCTGCGTTGCCAGCGGTCGCACGCAGCCCTTGGCGGCGCGCGCAGCGGACGGGGGCTGGTTCTGGGCGCGCTGCGGGAAGCAGGGCAGGACCCGGATGACGTCTTTAGCGGACAGGGATACGGGCCTGCACCTTTGACAGAAGCGGAATGTCAGCTGCCTTCTCCGCCCGCAGGGGCGGAGGCATTGGATATTCCTGATTGGCTGTGGCCTGAGTTCAGCAGCAGTCTTGGGGATCAGGCCGAAGCCGCAGCCCTTGCCCTGCGCGGCCGAGCGCCAGTGCATCTGAGGGTGAACATTGCCCGCGGGACACTTGCGCAGGCGCAAACGGCGCTTGCCGCTGAAGGCATCGCCACCCGGCCGCACCCGGCCGCTGCCACGGCGCTGGAAGTGACCGAAGGTGCCCGTAAGCTGCGCAATACGAAAGTTTATCAGGACGGTCTTGTTGAGTTGCAGGATGCAGCGAGCCAGGCTGTAACCGCGCTTTTGCCGTTGCAAAACGGAATGAAGGTGCTGGATTACTGCGCTGGCGGCGGCGGCAAGGCATTGGCCATGGCAGCGCAGGCGAAACTCCGGCTGTTTGTCCATGATGCCGACCCCAGGCGCATGAAAGACCTTCCCGAGCGCGCGGCCCGGGCGGGTGTGCAGGTGCAGCAACTGCTGACTGCGGACCTTGACCGCAGCGGGCCGTTTGACCTGGTGCTGTGCGATGCACCCTGCTCCGGGTCCGGATCCTGGCGGCGGGCACCCGAAGGCAAATGGCGGCTGACACCTGAAAATCTGCAGTCTCTGCACCAAGTCCAAGCAGATATCTTGCGTAAAGCGGGAAGCCTGACGGCGCCTGGCGGAACTTTGGCCTATGCCACCTGCTCAATGCTGAACAGCGAGAACACAGAGCAGGTTCAAAAGTTTCTGCAAGAGAACAGGGGCTGGTCTCTGGCGGCGCAGCAAAGCTGGCAGGTGCAGAACGGCACCGATGGTTTCTTTGTTGCCGTGTTGACGCGCGCTAAGGGTGGTTGCTAG
- a CDS encoding ATP-binding response regulator codes for MPGRQETSIPELRVYAPEHARLAATLLLALMLMFSPWLVPLPDWMGRGFVMVGLTLTAVAALMVIQTRMRLNARAMAADLLTGFIEKDATPSFVTDDDGVIHACNGAAVKRFQDGSRDTLAGTLRSILANPSAVLYRLQSRARVDGAAREDIVTRRGQVRLAVHQMNGGSFLWRVEDILDRGGNGRGAETMPVPMITVGRTGAVLFMNEAARSLIGERVKSTDRLFPALPVMPGQINTLSTKSGPVQVLVSEKNQTQGRSELFLMEVDECNFDSAQAGLEALPVPFLKVAPTGEILTSNRMALRLLGVESCANLKLGQLMEGLGRPMSDWLRDTADGLAPNKSEFLRLSRSDKEVFVQVTLTRVVEEGTPLLIAVLNDATELKTLEAQFVQSQKMQAIGQLAGGVAHDFNNLLTAISGHCDLLLLRHDQGDQDYGDLIQIHENANRAASLVSQLLAFSRKQTLQPETLDVRETLSDLTHLLNRLVGEKVTLTLSHDPVMKSIRADKRQLEQVLMNLVVNARDAMPQGGEIRVETEVIALDKPLERNRATVPAGDWVTVKVSDEGVGIAPDKLQKVFEPFYTTKRTGEGTGLGLSTAYGIIKQTGGYIFVDSVKGHGTQFTLFFPVYKQQADQTTAEKPAESSEKAAAAQHGEGVVLLVEDEAPVRAFASRALRMRGYTVLEAESAEDALRTLEDPGLTVDVFVTDVVMPGMDGPSWVRQALKERPDTRVVFVSGYAEGAFGEADPDVPNSVFLPKPFSLNQLTETVHEQLH; via the coding sequence ATGCCCGGTCGCCAAGAAACTTCCATTCCGGAACTGCGGGTTTACGCGCCCGAGCACGCCCGGTTAGCAGCGACGCTGCTGCTGGCGCTGATGCTGATGTTCAGCCCCTGGCTGGTGCCGCTGCCCGATTGGATGGGCCGCGGCTTTGTCATGGTAGGGCTGACACTGACGGCTGTGGCGGCGCTGATGGTCATCCAAACCCGGATGCGGCTGAATGCGCGGGCGATGGCGGCCGACCTGCTGACCGGTTTTATCGAAAAAGATGCGACACCCAGCTTTGTCACCGACGATGACGGGGTGATCCATGCCTGCAACGGGGCGGCAGTGAAACGGTTCCAGGACGGCAGCCGCGACACATTGGCTGGAACCTTGCGGTCGATTCTGGCCAACCCGTCGGCGGTCTTGTACCGGCTGCAAAGCCGGGCCCGCGTCGATGGCGCCGCGCGCGAGGATATTGTGACCCGCCGCGGCCAGGTGCGGCTGGCGGTTCACCAGATGAATGGCGGCAGCTTTTTATGGCGGGTTGAGGATATTCTGGACCGCGGCGGCAATGGGCGCGGTGCCGAAACGATGCCGGTTCCGATGATCACGGTTGGCCGGACCGGTGCTGTTTTGTTCATGAACGAGGCGGCCCGCAGCCTGATTGGTGAACGGGTGAAGTCCACCGACCGTTTGTTTCCTGCACTGCCGGTCATGCCCGGTCAGATCAACACGCTCAGCACCAAATCGGGCCCGGTCCAAGTTCTGGTCAGCGAGAAAAACCAGACTCAGGGCCGCAGCGAGCTGTTTCTGATGGAAGTGGATGAATGCAATTTCGACTCCGCCCAAGCCGGGCTGGAGGCGCTGCCGGTGCCGTTCCTCAAGGTTGCTCCTACAGGTGAAATTCTGACCAGCAACCGCATGGCCCTGCGCCTGTTGGGGGTTGAAAGCTGCGCAAATCTTAAACTTGGCCAGCTGATGGAGGGTCTCGGCCGCCCGATGTCTGACTGGCTGCGCGATACAGCCGATGGGCTGGCGCCGAACAAGTCTGAATTCCTGCGCCTGTCACGATCTGACAAGGAAGTTTTTGTCCAGGTTACGCTAACCCGGGTGGTGGAAGAGGGCACCCCGTTGCTGATCGCAGTTCTGAATGACGCGACCGAGCTGAAAACGCTGGAAGCGCAATTTGTGCAAAGCCAGAAGATGCAGGCAATCGGGCAGCTTGCCGGCGGCGTTGCGCATGACTTCAACAATTTGCTCACCGCGATTTCCGGCCATTGCGACCTTTTGCTGCTGCGGCATGACCAGGGTGATCAGGACTATGGAGACCTGATCCAGATCCATGAAAACGCCAACCGGGCGGCCTCGCTTGTCAGCCAGTTGCTGGCATTTTCTCGCAAGCAGACCCTGCAGCCTGAAACCCTGGATGTGAGGGAAACGCTGTCGGACCTCACGCATCTGCTGAACCGGCTGGTCGGCGAGAAGGTTACTCTGACCCTTAGCCATGATCCGGTGATGAAGTCGATCCGCGCCGATAAACGGCAGCTGGAACAGGTGCTGATGAACCTCGTGGTAAACGCGCGCGATGCGATGCCGCAGGGCGGCGAAATCCGGGTTGAGACGGAAGTTATCGCGCTCGACAAGCCGCTGGAGCGGAACCGCGCCACGGTTCCAGCCGGCGATTGGGTCACCGTGAAAGTGTCCGACGAAGGCGTTGGAATTGCTCCGGATAAGCTTCAAAAAGTTTTTGAGCCCTTTTACACCACCAAACGCACGGGCGAGGGAACCGGCCTGGGCCTGTCCACTGCCTATGGCATCATCAAGCAGACAGGCGGCTACATCTTTGTTGACTCGGTGAAGGGCCACGGCACCCAGTTCACTCTGTTCTTCCCGGTGTACAAACAGCAAGCCGATCAGACGACTGCTGAAAAGCCGGCTGAGTCCTCGGAGAAAGCTGCCGCCGCCCAGCATGGCGAGGGCGTGGTGCTGCTGGTTGAGGATGAGGCACCTGTGCGGGCCTTTGCGTCGCGGGCTCTCAGGATGCGGGGCTATACGGTTCTGGAAGCCGAATCTGCCGAGGACGCCCTGCGCACGCTGGAAGATCCCGGCCTGACGGTGGATGTCTTCGTCACCGATGTGGTGATGCCTGGTATGGATGGTCCCAGCTGGGTGCGACAGGCGCTGAAAGAGCGTCCTGACACCCGGGTGGTGTTCGTCTCCGGCTATGCCGAAGGGGCCTTTGGCGAGGCCGATCCGGATGTACCGAATTCGGTTTTCCTGCCCAAGCCGTTTTCGCTCAACCAGTTGACCGAAACGGTTCACGAACAACTTCATTGA
- the recA gene encoding recombinase RecA — MADLLTMKNKVSGDKQKALDSALAQIERQFGKGSIMKLGDGTALQEIEASSTGSLGLDIALGIGGLPMGRIIEIYGPESSGKTTLTLHCIAEQQKKGGVCAFVDAEHALDPQYAAKLGVDLDELLISQPDTGEQALEITDTLVRSGAVNMVIVDSVAALTPKSELEGDMGDSSVGVQARLMSQAMRKLTGSISRSKCMVIFINQIRMKIGVMFGSPETTTGGNALKFYSSVRLDIRRIGAVKDRDEVVGNSTRVKVVKNKVAPPFKQVEFDIMYGEGISKMGELLDLGVAAGVVNKSGAWFSYGDERIGQGRENAKTFLRDNPAIAFDIEDKIRASHGLEFDRPDVGGTDDILEA, encoded by the coding sequence ATGGCGGATCTTTTGACCATGAAAAATAAAGTAAGCGGTGACAAGCAAAAGGCGCTCGACAGCGCGCTTGCGCAAATTGAGCGGCAGTTCGGCAAGGGCTCCATCATGAAGCTCGGCGACGGCACCGCCTTGCAGGAGATCGAGGCCAGCTCGACCGGCTCTTTGGGGCTGGATATCGCGCTGGGGATCGGCGGTCTGCCGATGGGGAGGATTATTGAAATCTACGGGCCGGAAAGCTCCGGCAAGACAACGCTGACGCTGCATTGCATTGCGGAACAGCAGAAAAAGGGCGGTGTTTGCGCCTTTGTCGATGCGGAGCACGCGCTGGATCCCCAGTATGCGGCCAAGCTGGGCGTCGATCTGGATGAGCTGCTGATTTCGCAGCCAGATACCGGCGAACAGGCGCTGGAAATCACCGACACGCTGGTGCGTTCGGGTGCTGTCAACATGGTGATTGTCGACTCCGTTGCCGCACTGACCCCTAAGTCCGAGCTTGAGGGCGATATGGGGGACAGCAGTGTCGGCGTGCAGGCCCGCCTGATGAGCCAGGCAATGCGCAAGCTGACCGGCTCGATCAGCCGCTCCAAATGCATGGTGATTTTCATCAACCAGATCCGCATGAAAATCGGTGTTATGTTCGGCTCGCCCGAAACCACCACCGGCGGCAACGCGCTGAAGTTCTATTCCTCCGTCCGCCTGGACATCCGCCGCATCGGTGCGGTCAAGGACCGGGACGAGGTGGTCGGCAACTCGACCCGTGTCAAAGTGGTGAAAAACAAGGTGGCGCCGCCGTTCAAGCAGGTGGAATTCGACATCATGTATGGCGAAGGTATCTCGAAGATGGGGGAACTGCTGGATCTGGGCGTGGCGGCCGGTGTCGTCAATAAATCCGGTGCCTGGTTCTCTTATGGGGATGAACGGATCGGGCAGGGGCGTGAAAACGCCAAGACCTTCCTGCGGGACAACCCGGCGATTGCTTTTGATATCGAAGACAAGATCCGCGCCTCGCACGGGTTGGAATTCGACCGTCCGGATGTGGGTGGCACTGACGATATCCTTGAGGCCTAA
- the alaS gene encoding alanine--tRNA ligase → MPTLNDIRSTFLNYFAKQGHEVVDSSPLVPRNDPTLMFTNSGMVQFKNCFTGVESRDYKRATSSQKCVRAGGKHNDLDNVGYTARHHTFFEMLGNFSFGDYFKHEAIPFAWELITRELGVPKDRLYTTVYHTDDEAFEIWKKIGVPEDRIIRIATSDNFWQMGDTGPCGPCTEIFYDHGDHIWGGPPGSAEEDGDRFIEIWNLVFMQNEKFADGSMVDLEMQSIDTGMGLERIAALLQGTHDNYETDLFKSLIEASANVTNSEPFGDQNVHHRVIADHLRSCSFLIAEGVLPSNEGRGYVLRRIMRRAMRHASLLGAADPVMHKLVPALVQKMGAAYPELGQGQALIEETFEQEETRFLRTLDRGLKLLDDASGDLGKGDVLPGETAFKLYDTYGFPLDLTQDALRAKEIEVDTEGFDAAMKAQKEKSRAGGIGLGEAADVKVYFDILDAVGPTEFLGYETENAEGQVAAIVKDGAQVQSASKGETVQIILNQTPFYGESGGQVGDSGVLTVEGGAARITDTKKVEGLFLHIAEVTGGEVAVGLGAAMEVDHERRSRIRANHSATHLLHEALRNALGEHVAQKGSLNAADRLRFDFSHNKAMSAVELMKVGAEVNDFIRQNTPVSTRIMTPDDARDLGAQALFGEKYGDEVRVVSMGRAATGKGHDGDTYSIELCGGTHVKQTGDIGTFVILGDSASSAGVRRIEALTGAAAFEHLEREAGRMAEIATALKTQPADVMDRLRAMMDERKALQNEISNLKQQVAMGGGSGNAADAKEIGGKKFLAQALKGVSGKDLRGLIDAHKQNIGSGVILLIAEEDGKVAVAAGVTDDLTGEISAVDVLKAAVPAVGGKGGGGRPDMAQGGGKDFSGADEAIKAAEAVLTG, encoded by the coding sequence ATGCCGACGCTCAACGACATCCGCTCAACCTTTCTGAACTACTTTGCCAAACAGGGGCACGAAGTGGTGGATTCCAGCCCGCTGGTGCCGCGCAACGACCCGACCCTGATGTTCACCAACTCAGGCATGGTGCAGTTCAAGAACTGTTTTACCGGGGTTGAGAGCCGCGATTACAAACGCGCGACCTCCTCGCAGAAATGCGTGCGCGCCGGCGGCAAGCACAATGACCTCGACAATGTGGGCTATACCGCGCGCCACCACACATTTTTCGAGATGCTCGGCAACTTCTCCTTTGGTGACTATTTCAAGCACGAGGCAATCCCTTTTGCCTGGGAGCTTATCACCAGGGAACTCGGCGTTCCCAAGGACAGGCTTTACACGACCGTCTACCACACTGACGATGAAGCCTTTGAAATCTGGAAGAAGATCGGGGTGCCGGAGGACCGGATCATCCGGATTGCAACCTCTGATAACTTTTGGCAGATGGGCGATACCGGCCCTTGCGGTCCTTGCACAGAAATCTTCTATGACCACGGCGATCATATCTGGGGCGGCCCTCCGGGTTCGGCTGAGGAAGACGGCGACCGTTTCATCGAGATCTGGAACCTCGTTTTCATGCAGAACGAGAAGTTCGCCGACGGTTCAATGGTTGATCTGGAGATGCAGTCGATCGACACCGGCATGGGGCTGGAGCGAATTGCCGCGCTGCTGCAAGGCACGCATGACAACTATGAGACCGATCTGTTCAAATCGCTGATCGAAGCTTCGGCAAATGTGACCAACTCGGAACCGTTCGGGGATCAGAACGTGCATCACCGGGTGATCGCGGATCACCTGCGGTCCTGCTCTTTTCTGATTGCCGAAGGCGTGCTGCCCTCGAATGAAGGCCGCGGCTATGTTCTGCGCAGAATCATGCGCCGCGCGATGCGCCATGCGTCGCTGCTGGGTGCCGCTGATCCCGTGATGCACAAGCTGGTCCCAGCGCTGGTTCAGAAGATGGGCGCGGCCTATCCGGAACTTGGCCAGGGTCAGGCGCTGATCGAAGAGACGTTCGAGCAGGAAGAAACCCGTTTCCTCAGGACATTGGACCGTGGCCTGAAGCTGCTGGATGATGCCTCGGGCGACTTGGGCAAGGGCGATGTCCTGCCCGGCGAAACTGCGTTTAAACTCTATGACACTTACGGATTCCCGCTCGATTTGACGCAGGACGCATTGCGTGCAAAGGAAATCGAGGTCGACACTGAGGGTTTCGATGCGGCGATGAAAGCGCAAAAGGAGAAATCCCGAGCTGGCGGCATCGGCCTGGGCGAAGCGGCGGATGTGAAGGTTTACTTCGACATTCTCGATGCAGTCGGGCCTACGGAATTCCTGGGCTACGAGACCGAAAACGCTGAAGGCCAAGTAGCAGCAATCGTTAAGGACGGCGCACAGGTTCAATCGGCGAGCAAGGGCGAAACGGTTCAAATCATTCTGAACCAAACGCCGTTTTATGGTGAAAGCGGTGGCCAAGTTGGCGACAGCGGCGTGCTGACCGTCGAAGGCGGCGCGGCCCGTATTACCGACACCAAAAAGGTAGAAGGGTTGTTCCTGCACATCGCCGAAGTGACGGGAGGCGAAGTTGCCGTTGGCTTGGGTGCCGCCATGGAGGTCGATCACGAGCGCCGCAGCCGGATCCGTGCCAACCACTCGGCCACTCACCTGCTGCATGAGGCATTGCGCAATGCACTGGGGGAGCATGTGGCTCAGAAAGGATCGCTCAACGCCGCTGACCGCCTGCGTTTTGATTTCAGCCATAACAAGGCGATGAGCGCTGTTGAACTGATGAAGGTTGGTGCAGAAGTAAATGACTTCATTCGCCAAAACACTCCTGTTTCGACCCGGATCATGACCCCGGATGATGCGCGGGACCTAGGCGCGCAGGCGCTCTTCGGAGAGAAATACGGGGATGAAGTGCGGGTCGTTTCCATGGGGCGGGCGGCAACTGGCAAGGGCCACGATGGCGACACTTATTCGATAGAATTGTGCGGCGGCACCCATGTGAAGCAGACCGGCGATATCGGTACATTTGTGATCCTCGGCGACAGCGCGTCCTCGGCCGGTGTACGGCGGATCGAGGCGCTGACCGGTGCCGCAGCGTTTGAGCATCTGGAGCGCGAAGCAGGCCGTATGGCAGAGATTGCCACAGCTCTGAAAACGCAGCCTGCGGATGTCATGGACCGTCTGAGGGCGATGATGGATGAGCGCAAGGCGCTGCAGAACGAGATTTCGAACCTCAAACAGCAGGTTGCGATGGGCGGCGGTTCTGGAAATGCTGCCGATGCCAAGGAGATCGGCGGCAAGAAGTTCCTGGCCCAGGCATTGAAGGGGGTGTCCGGCAAAGACCTGCGCGGCCTCATTGATGCACATAAGCAGAACATCGGCTCCGGTGTGATCCTGCTGATCGCCGAGGAGGATGGCAAGGTCGCTGTGGCTGCCGGTGTGACCGACGATCTGACTGGCGAAATCTCGGCTGTGGACGTGCTGAAAGCGGCTGTTCCGGCCGTGGGCGGCAAAGGCGGCGGCGGCCGTCCGGATATGGCCCAGGGCGGCGGCAAGGATTTCTCCGGCGCTGACGAGGCGATAAAGGCAGCCGAGGCCGTATTGACTGGCTGA
- a CDS encoding DUF1330 domain-containing protein: MPALWIAHVTVTDADAYGKYAELAGPAIAKHGGTFVARGGRFVQLEGKERPRNVVARFPSVDAAVDCYHSPEYQEALSHARGASERELMVVETSE; encoded by the coding sequence ATGCCTGCACTCTGGATTGCACATGTAACCGTGACCGATGCTGATGCCTACGGCAAGTATGCCGAACTGGCGGGGCCGGCCATCGCCAAGCACGGCGGCACCTTCGTCGCTCGCGGCGGGCGTTTCGTGCAGCTGGAGGGCAAGGAGCGCCCGCGCAATGTGGTGGCCAGATTTCCAAGTGTCGACGCCGCGGTCGATTGTTATCACAGCCCGGAATACCAGGAGGCGCTGAGCCACGCGCGCGGGGCGTCCGAGCGGGAACTGATGGTGGTGGAAACCTCCGAATAG